In Salvelinus fontinalis isolate EN_2023a chromosome 25, ASM2944872v1, whole genome shotgun sequence, one genomic interval encodes:
- the LOC129823207 gene encoding mucin-2-like: MVTCGTLVKIWTAAIVIAMLVWTGTVDGEKLSSCCKTVTRSEVTDPITGYWTQAYNAPCVRAVIFETKKGLICCHYKQPWVRRKIQQFEMARRSSTSPSLTSSPTTTSLPSSPPSVNFSPLSLTSTLRSLPSSPPLSSSTNSLTSTSTFLPSSPPLSSSTNSLTSTLRSLPSSPPLSSSTNSLTSTLRSLASSPPLSSSTNSLTSTSTFLPSSPPLSSSTNSLTSTLRSLPSSPPLSSSTNSLTSTSTFLPSSPPLSSSTNSLTSTSTFLPSSPPLSSSSNSFTSTSTFLPSSPPLSSSTNSLTSTSTFLPSSPPLSSSTNSLTSTSTFLPSSPPLSSSTNSLTSTSTYTFLPSSPPLSSSSNSLTSTSTFLPSSPPLSSSTNSLTSTSTFLPSSPPLSSSSNSFTSTSTFLPSSPPLSSSTNSLTSTSTFLPSSPPLSSSTNSLTSTSTFFPSSPPLSSSTNSLTSTSTYTFLPSSPPLSSSSNSLTSTSTFLPSSPPLSSSTNSLTSTSTFLPSSPPLSSSSNSLTSTSTFLPSSPPSLSSSPLSVSSSLHSLFSSLFPASPSSPSVTSSPSYLLSSLFPASSSPPSLTSSPTSLSSSPHRESTENALTQQSTANQ, from the exons ATGGTGACCTGTGGAACTCTGGTGAAGATCTGGACAGCAGCAATCGTCATAGCAATGCTGGTCTGGACAGGGACAG tagatggAGAGAAGCTGTCGTCGTGCTGTAAGACAGTGACCAGGAGCGAAGTGACCGATCCAATCACAGGCTACTGGACTCAGGCCTATAACGCTCCCTGTGTACGGGCTGTCAT CTTTGAGACGAAGAAGGGTCTGATCTGTTGTCACTATAAACAACCCTGGGTACGCCGCAAGATTCAACAGTTTGA AATGGCCCGCAGGAGCTcaacatctccctctctcacctcctcccctaCCACTACCTCCttaccttcctctcctccttcagtcaacttctctcccctctctctcacttccacCCTTAGgtctttaccctcctctcctcctctctcctcctctaccaactctctcacctccacctctaccttcttaccctcctctcctcctctctcctcctctaccaacTCTCTCACTTCCACCCTTAGgtctttaccctcctctcctcctctctcctcctctaccaacTCTCTCACTTCCACCCTTAGGTCTttagcctcctctcctcctctctcctcctctaccaactctctcacctccacctctaccttcttaccctcctctcctcctctctcctcctctaccaacTCTCTCACTTCCACCCTTAGgtctttaccctcctctcctcctctctcctcctctaccaactctctcacctccacctctaccttcttaccctcctctcctcctctctcctcttctaccaACTCtctcacctccacctctaccttcctaccctcctctcctcctctctcctcctcttccaactctttcacctccacctctaccttcttaccctcctctcctcctctctcctcctctaccaactctctcacctccacctctaccttcttaccctcctctcctcctctctcctcctctacaaaCTCtctcacctccacctctaccttcttaccctcctctcctcctctctcctcctctaccaacTCTCTCACCTCCACTTCCACATATAccttcctaccctcctctcctcctctctcctcctcttccaactctctcacctccacctctaccttcttaccctcctctcctcctctctcctcttctaccaACTCtctcacctccacctctaccttcctaccctcctctcctcctctctcctcctcttccaactctttcacctccacctctaccttcttaccctcctctcctcctctctcctcctctaccaactctctcacctccacctctaccttcttaccctcctctcctcctctctcctcctctacaaaCTCtctcacctccacctctaccttcttcccctcctctcctcctctctcctcctctaccaacTCTCTCACCTCCACTTCCACATATAccttcctaccctcctctcctcctctctcctcctcttccaactctctcacctccacctctaccttcttaccctcctctcctcctctctcctcctctaccaacTCTCTCACTTCCACCTCTAccttcctaccctcctctcctcctctctcctcctcttccaactctctcacctccacctccaccttcttaccctcttctcctccatctctctcctcctctcctctgtctgtttcctcctctcttcactcgctcttctcctctcttttccctgcttccccctcttctccctccgtaacgtcctctccctcctatctcctctcctctcttttccctgcctcctcctctcctccctctctcacttcctctcctacatctctttcctcctcccctcatcgGGAATCAACCGAGAATGCCTTAACTCAGCAGTCAACAGCCAACCAATAG
- the LOC129823208 gene encoding eotaxin-like: MSMFQSRTLSLALLITMCVYLSSVSANYRRPSKVTTNCCTSVSDTAIKFDLQGYRIQNSMPPCVNAVIFYTVKGEKICSDPKSPWVDKRKKGLKVMKK, encoded by the exons atgtCCATGTTCCAGTCCAGGACCCTCTCGCTGGCACTCCTGATCAccatgtgtgtgtacctctcctctgtctctgccaACT ATCGTCGGCCCAGTAAGGTGACCACAAACTGCTGCACAAGTGTGTCTGACACTGCTATAAAATTTGACCTGCAAGGATACCGCATCCAAAACTCCATGCCACCCTGTGTTAACGCCGTCAT CTTCTATACAGTGAAAGGTGAGAAGATCTGCTCTGATCCCAAATCACCCTGGGTCGACAAGAGAAAGAAag gtttaaAAGTGATGAAAAAGTGA